From Gimesia panareensis, the proteins below share one genomic window:
- a CDS encoding MotA/TolQ/ExbB proton channel family protein: MNYSLAPILNAAGIAIYVALGLTALYGVFCVILLVRQIAQKRFLTQNAANEFLDQVHEDIEKKDYEAVVNLCDSPPYWSKAVPQLILVAMANMERPAKKLRQLLAEKFERDILADLEYRMSWISTIVKSAPMLGLLGTVIGMINAFDKIGNMQESGGDPSQLAGEISFALFTTAAGLAVAIPLVMAGALIHVRIGKLQDSVQEHTGDFLDILEASRKS, encoded by the coding sequence ATGAACTATTCACTAGCTCCGATTTTAAATGCAGCCGGCATCGCCATCTATGTCGCATTGGGACTGACAGCGTTGTACGGCGTCTTCTGTGTCATCCTGTTGGTCCGTCAGATTGCCCAGAAGCGGTTTCTGACCCAGAACGCAGCCAATGAATTTCTGGACCAGGTCCATGAAGATATTGAGAAAAAAGATTACGAAGCGGTCGTCAATCTCTGCGATTCGCCTCCTTACTGGAGCAAAGCAGTACCGCAGCTGATCCTGGTCGCCATGGCCAACATGGAACGACCCGCCAAAAAGCTCAGGCAGTTGCTCGCTGAAAAATTCGAACGCGACATTCTGGCCGATCTGGAATACCGCATGTCGTGGATCAGTACGATTGTGAAAAGTGCTCCCATGCTCGGGCTGCTGGGAACGGTGATCGGGATGATCAACGCTTTCGACAAAATCGGCAACATGCAGGAATCAGGAGGCGATCCGAGTCAGCTGGCCGGTGAAATCAGTTTCGCGCTGTTCACAACGGCCGCGGGACTGGCAGTCGCGATTCCGCTGGTGATGGCAGGCGCGTTGATTCATGTGCGCATCGGCAAACTGCAGGACTCGGTTCAGGAACACACCGGGGATTTTCTGGATATCCTGGAAGCTTCACGCAAGTCCTGA
- a CDS encoding ExbD/TolR family protein, with protein sequence MARKKTLFNSDDDGWKKRPASGGGDDLDITPMIDVTFLLLIFFMVTSTMQATPDSDVPVARHGVGVDTRGSTIVLVHNDGNGLNGQSVVELKEAGGATEVTLDELTARVRERVQGGVMDVIIKADRNVPHGFVQEVTRAVTEVDGVKFYIGIEEKKEK encoded by the coding sequence ATGGCACGCAAAAAGACACTATTCAACTCAGATGATGACGGCTGGAAGAAGCGTCCTGCCTCCGGTGGCGGCGACGATCTGGATATCACTCCCATGATCGACGTGACGTTTCTGCTGCTGATCTTCTTCATGGTCACTTCGACCATGCAGGCGACTCCGGATTCCGATGTGCCCGTTGCCCGACATGGGGTGGGCGTGGATACCCGGGGCTCGACGATTGTACTGGTGCACAATGACGGTAACGGATTGAACGGCCAGAGTGTGGTGGAACTCAAGGAAGCAGGCGGAGCTACGGAGGTCACGCTGGATGAACTGACCGCACGTGTCCGCGAACGCGTCCAGGGAGGCGTGATGGATGTGATCATCAAAGCAGACCGGAATGTGCCGCACGGTTTCGTTCAGGAAGTCACCCGGGCAGTCACGGAGGTCGACGGAGTCAAGTTTTACATTGGAATAGAAGAAAAGAAAGAGAAGTGA
- a CDS encoding biopolymer transporter ExbD, which translates to MASKKAGKKVACPACQGRITIPTESEARRTEKTAEPEESPPKKSPASTNKKKPTKKAPPTEPMLDADQNQFLEELDDLGPLGESWDELLDGDWESAVAEESDRPAAEEPPPAPESTPERKQKPEPEPVSEKASPKPKPEPKPAETKPEPKPEVETKLEPEPALVSEPEPEPEPAEEPAPPVEASTVTPSEPESELETEEAAAFLEDLDAESLLEEIEESPEPALESKQEEVPPSEEAAELTPPPTPVPAPRFVFEEEEEDEDDEDEGFSIRSAESEFEEMDLTPMVDVTFLLLIFFMITASFSLQKSIEVPPPNPDEDGVSQSLQTLDDFREESIIVEIDSNNGIYVDDTKLSSPSEIVQAILDRRDEGGKPKSELVLSAHKAARHETVVAVVDAANEVGMQKIRLASYKGPDD; encoded by the coding sequence GTGGCCAGCAAGAAAGCCGGGAAGAAAGTTGCCTGCCCGGCCTGCCAGGGTCGCATTACGATCCCTACAGAAAGTGAAGCCCGGCGCACAGAAAAAACAGCAGAGCCTGAAGAGTCCCCTCCAAAGAAATCTCCTGCCTCGACAAATAAGAAAAAGCCGACCAAAAAAGCCCCCCCTACCGAACCCATGCTGGATGCGGATCAGAACCAGTTCCTCGAAGAACTGGACGACCTGGGCCCGCTGGGAGAGAGCTGGGACGAACTCCTGGATGGGGACTGGGAATCTGCCGTGGCAGAGGAGAGCGATCGCCCGGCAGCCGAGGAGCCTCCCCCTGCCCCTGAATCGACACCCGAACGGAAACAGAAACCGGAACCGGAACCAGTTTCCGAAAAAGCCTCTCCAAAGCCAAAGCCGGAACCGAAGCCGGCGGAAACGAAACCAGAGCCAAAGCCAGAAGTGGAAACGAAGCTGGAACCGGAACCGGCACTGGTTTCTGAACCGGAACCTGAGCCTGAACCGGCAGAAGAACCTGCACCGCCCGTGGAAGCGTCCACTGTAACGCCATCCGAACCCGAGTCCGAACTGGAAACCGAAGAGGCAGCAGCGTTCCTGGAGGACCTGGATGCAGAATCTTTACTGGAAGAAATTGAAGAGTCGCCCGAACCGGCTTTGGAGTCGAAACAGGAGGAAGTTCCTCCCTCTGAAGAAGCAGCCGAACTGACACCACCCCCAACACCCGTCCCGGCACCGCGGTTCGTATTTGAAGAGGAAGAAGAGGATGAAGACGACGAGGACGAAGGTTTTTCCATCCGCTCGGCCGAATCGGAATTCGAAGAGATGGACCTGACTCCCATGGTGGATGTGACGTTCCTGCTGCTGATTTTCTTTATGATCACGGCTTCATTCAGTTTACAGAAAAGCATCGAAGTGCCGCCCCCCAATCCGGATGAAGACGGCGTTTCGCAGTCGCTGCAGACACTGGATGATTTTCGTGAAGAATCCATTATCGTCGAGATCGACAGCAATAACGGCATCTATGTAGATGACACAAAGCTGTCCAGCCCCTCAGAAATCGTCCAGGCCATCCTGGACCGACGTGATGAGGGAGGCAAACCGAAATCCGAATTAGTACTAAGTGCCCACAAAGCGGCGCGACACGAAACGGTGGTCGCTGTCGTCGATGCCGCCAATGAGGTCGGCATGCAGAAGATCAGACTAGCATCATACAAAGGTCCCGATGACTGA
- a CDS encoding outer membrane protein assembly factor BamB family protein — protein MASLEISFLSGKTQNIELSKQQPVSIGSHSSNDLQVEGEGVASMQCRISWNKKGYELLAATSDGVEINGVMSGRALLNDGDLIRIGEADILFTDEVDLLDLDAPLPDVTGDDESSMYDLKPVSSEMLVFNRPMPEKPKAESKPEKSATSSDSRKKNGTKKSQKKSSPSRKPAKPTPEEEELEEELLEDDDLDLASAAELLTEAEPEAAAKPAPRPFLSRSSEHAGDTESEEAESQTDGKPETLSLKDRIRHRSSRNAVRPGERQIVRSPMILSLVGGSVLLALTALVFWFIIGRDTAKRHYDAAVQEMDSGKYSQAIQLFEYFLENYNKSDYADEARILLSKSFVEKEISGSTPSWHAGLEATENFIKKHRDDSDFKELYPTLTDYGQRIALGAVETASRTKERELLTVSTNAEKILTRYSPPDAPPTEALAKIKAGYEKAEAEILRKEVFDVAVKEIEDSIKKKDTLNALKQRRHLLDRYPYYQNDRKMATVLSRILEVEQAEVQSSNEPVAGSTKEYPELFPQAVTLSLHTRSRSNAISDGRNVFALANGSCFGIDSITGDPVWKRPIGLDAPFPPQTVTVKEPSLLLFDTRHHDLLCVTQKSGSLVWRQKMPSRPTGKPLVNQGTIVVSCEGGELLNLDLQTGDIVSQLKFAQPLAGAPGLVYGEQSVAVAGYEGMLYLVSLRPFECRKVAALGHRPGTIQIPIIPMGKLLMVCENDRADSALLHVLDGNGQTASLKELEQYRIKGQIHSQPIMRGKQLFFPTVPERITAFTVTDEEGKRKLTEIASYQLQDPLSCEIYLSAGSSGQLWMSSSALRKFTLLSNGIKLEEKKIAEGLGSQPMQLIGNNLYLGRRLLSSNSVIFTIANRNEMSSTWKSILGTDILAVYPYGDANQPQPGLLCITSDGDIFRLRATDLGSSTSGFIERPLTQLKLPDNLKTPLKATRLSDGTIAVSCGAPQPTLWILNKYGQLDQTIELPGPLEAMPVLIGDGIALPFNRTVAVFRKGRGLNTVQEYALPGNVGKEVHWRQLIPTDKDKCIAITTAGQIIALQYRSSPVRHLAALSTIDLKQPVDFDAGFSQTDIAVTDASGQLQVLDARTSQLKTKLTLPTPASNDLWITGNLLFVESRQMLTCYEIKDSLKQLWQLKLPDSSLSGAPSSEGNRLLLALQSGSVLAVDPKTGQVQSETKAPLPSSGSIVTLDKILLVPTVDGSLYRIDQTLQQKGQAAL, from the coding sequence ATGGCCAGTTTAGAAATCTCATTCTTATCCGGAAAAACTCAAAACATTGAGCTATCCAAACAGCAGCCCGTCTCCATCGGCAGCCATTCCTCCAATGACCTGCAGGTGGAAGGCGAAGGCGTTGCTTCCATGCAGTGCCGTATCAGCTGGAATAAAAAAGGATATGAATTACTCGCGGCCACCAGTGATGGGGTTGAGATTAATGGCGTCATGTCGGGGCGGGCCCTGTTGAATGACGGTGACCTGATCCGGATCGGTGAAGCAGATATCCTGTTTACGGATGAAGTCGATCTGCTCGACCTCGACGCGCCGCTGCCGGACGTCACGGGTGACGATGAAAGTTCGATGTATGACCTGAAACCGGTCAGCTCTGAAATGCTGGTTTTTAACAGGCCGATGCCGGAGAAACCGAAGGCAGAATCCAAACCAGAAAAGTCAGCAACCAGTTCTGATTCCCGAAAGAAAAACGGCACCAAAAAGAGTCAGAAGAAGTCCTCTCCATCGCGGAAGCCGGCCAAACCGACCCCCGAAGAAGAGGAACTTGAGGAAGAACTGCTGGAAGACGATGACCTGGATCTGGCTTCCGCTGCCGAACTGCTGACTGAGGCAGAACCAGAAGCCGCCGCGAAACCGGCTCCCAGGCCGTTCCTGTCCCGCTCGAGTGAGCATGCCGGGGATACCGAATCTGAAGAGGCAGAGTCCCAAACGGACGGCAAACCGGAAACACTCTCACTTAAAGATCGGATCCGTCATCGCTCCTCGCGGAACGCAGTGCGTCCCGGTGAGCGTCAGATTGTCCGCTCCCCGATGATTCTCTCCCTGGTCGGGGGCAGCGTGCTGCTCGCACTGACCGCCCTGGTCTTCTGGTTCATCATCGGCCGCGATACCGCCAAGCGTCACTACGATGCCGCAGTACAGGAAATGGACTCGGGAAAATATTCGCAGGCCATCCAGCTGTTTGAATACTTCCTGGAAAACTACAACAAGAGTGACTATGCCGATGAGGCCCGGATCTTACTGAGTAAATCGTTCGTGGAGAAAGAAATCTCTGGTTCGACTCCCTCCTGGCACGCCGGTCTGGAAGCGACGGAGAATTTCATCAAAAAACATCGCGACGATTCCGATTTCAAGGAACTTTACCCGACGCTGACCGATTACGGGCAACGCATTGCCCTGGGGGCTGTGGAAACCGCGAGCCGGACGAAAGAACGGGAGTTGCTCACCGTCTCCACGAATGCGGAGAAGATCCTCACGCGTTACAGTCCTCCCGATGCCCCGCCGACGGAAGCCCTGGCGAAAATCAAAGCCGGCTATGAAAAGGCGGAAGCCGAAATCCTGCGGAAAGAAGTCTTCGATGTAGCCGTCAAAGAGATTGAAGACTCAATCAAAAAGAAAGATACACTGAATGCACTGAAGCAGCGGCGTCATCTGCTGGACCGCTATCCCTACTACCAGAACGACCGCAAAATGGCGACCGTCCTGTCCCGTATTCTGGAAGTGGAACAGGCAGAGGTCCAGTCCAGTAACGAGCCGGTCGCCGGGTCAACCAAAGAATATCCGGAACTGTTCCCGCAGGCAGTTACCCTGTCGCTGCATACCCGTTCCCGATCCAATGCTATCTCTGACGGGAGGAATGTCTTCGCACTGGCGAACGGCAGTTGCTTCGGCATCGACTCGATCACCGGTGATCCCGTCTGGAAACGACCGATCGGTCTGGATGCCCCGTTTCCGCCGCAGACCGTTACCGTGAAAGAACCCTCGCTGCTACTGTTTGACACGCGTCATCACGACCTGCTCTGCGTCACCCAGAAAAGTGGTTCCCTGGTCTGGCGGCAGAAGATGCCCTCGCGTCCCACGGGCAAGCCACTGGTCAACCAGGGAACGATCGTGGTTTCCTGCGAAGGGGGCGAACTCTTAAACCTGGACCTGCAGACCGGCGATATTGTTTCACAGCTCAAGTTTGCCCAGCCGCTGGCAGGAGCCCCCGGCCTGGTCTACGGAGAACAGTCGGTCGCAGTGGCCGGCTACGAAGGCATGCTCTACCTGGTTTCCTTAAGGCCTTTTGAATGCCGCAAGGTGGCAGCGTTGGGGCATCGGCCCGGAACGATTCAGATCCCCATCATTCCTATGGGAAAACTCCTGATGGTCTGTGAAAATGACCGGGCCGACTCGGCTCTGTTACACGTGTTGGACGGGAATGGTCAAACTGCATCGCTCAAGGAACTGGAACAGTACCGCATCAAAGGGCAGATCCACAGCCAGCCCATCATGCGGGGGAAACAGCTGTTTTTCCCGACGGTCCCCGAACGGATCACTGCATTTACAGTCACCGATGAAGAAGGGAAACGCAAGCTTACAGAAATCGCCTCTTATCAGTTGCAGGATCCTCTCTCGTGTGAGATCTATCTCTCTGCCGGTTCCAGTGGTCAACTCTGGATGAGCAGTTCCGCCCTGCGAAAATTTACGCTGCTGAGTAACGGGATCAAGCTGGAAGAGAAAAAAATTGCCGAGGGTCTGGGGTCACAGCCGATGCAGTTGATCGGAAACAATCTCTATCTGGGGCGGCGATTGTTATCATCCAATTCCGTGATCTTTACCATTGCCAATCGGAATGAGATGTCCAGCACCTGGAAATCGATCCTGGGGACCGACATTCTGGCGGTGTACCCTTACGGTGATGCCAACCAGCCCCAGCCGGGCCTGCTCTGTATTACCTCCGACGGCGATATTTTCCGTCTGCGGGCCACTGATCTTGGTTCATCCACTTCCGGTTTCATCGAACGCCCCCTGACGCAGCTCAAACTCCCGGATAATCTGAAAACGCCTCTCAAAGCAACGCGCTTATCCGACGGAACGATCGCCGTCAGTTGTGGAGCACCACAACCGACACTCTGGATCTTGAATAAATACGGACAACTCGATCAGACGATCGAACTGCCCGGCCCCCTGGAAGCCATGCCCGTGCTGATCGGTGACGGCATTGCTTTACCTTTTAACAGAACTGTCGCCGTCTTCCGCAAAGGTCGCGGACTCAACACCGTCCAGGAATACGCTCTGCCCGGAAATGTGGGCAAAGAGGTCCACTGGAGACAACTGATCCCGACAGATAAAGACAAGTGTATTGCCATCACCACGGCAGGCCAGATTATCGCACTGCAGTATCGATCCAGTCCGGTTCGTCACCTGGCAGCGCTCTCGACAATCGATCTCAAACAGCCGGTTGATTTCGATGCCGGCTTCAGTCAGACCGACATCGCTGTCACCGATGCCTCCGGGCAACTGCAGGTTCTGGATGCCAGGACCAGCCAACTGAAAACAAAGCTGACGCTCCCCACGCCAGCCTCTAACGACCTCTGGATCACAGGCAACCTGCTGTTTGTCGAATCCCGCCAGATGTTGACCTGCTATGAAATCAAAGACAGCCTGAAACAGTTATGGCAATTGAAGCTGCCGGACAGTTCCCTGTCCGGAGCCCCCTCCAGCGAGGGAAACAGGTTGCTGCTGGCCCTGCAGAGCGGAAGTGTGCTTGCCGTTGACCCGAAAACAGGTCAGGTTCAGTCTGAAACCAAAGCGCCGCTGCCCAGCAGCGGATCGATTGTCACCCTCGACAAAATACTCCTGGTGCCGACCGTGGATGGCAGCCTGTATCGCATCGACCAGACACTGCAACAGAAAGGACAGGCAGCACTATGA
- a CDS encoding ABC transporter substrate-binding protein: MIPWKKFLILLICLVWLSGPRGLSTCFAQNEKKTDPPNKKQDDKNKTGDSKSEEEDKEPPLPKLEEMQTPSVEDLLKKPPVDWVVLETDQVLIVQPVYPRPDTLGKLEAALKASYDWPKAKSKEEQEEQREKRASFNFINLTLVGEKEDPEYRIQRQNVKQIVYYEDQILKRIDALLTAGDLKTAFEMLLFLDRRHRDWPGFDQRQQRLLFLEAQDKQKANQYVNALAFVEDLQSRVPDYPGLSKLAGEIIDTMISRAVKVEDYREAHHYLNRLATIFPRQATVAKWRDTFLKQSDAILQQANQRAQQNDYQQAFDLVMEASVVWPVNPRLRDALRRYQARYPVINVGVLETALDQSPYFLECNSTRRHEKLTQIPLFEVGKVDQTPLYQSRFFEQWEPTDLGRRADFVLRQSYATWESHPMLLAADIAQDVRARITPGNSAYDERFDSYVHSITTTAPFTFRIHFDRVPLSTEWLLSFPITSPPMFSAVVDDPQAARLSPQKKIGATSRFVIDQQDSDSSKQVSYIRAVPEPEGLRDYNVAQINEVRYPTFEKSFQALLRGEVGVLPFLPAGLVSYFKEQDEFNVVQSAIPLTHVLQFNPESKPLQILELRRALAYAIDRQKILTETLLHESNLLNGRLVTAPFYSGLQVYNQQVPQRDYNFPLAVALAVASQKKLGGQFPTLHLLCDPNPEAQDAAQELIKAWRRIGVIVTLIPNTPEEAKKENLKWDIVYRTTAMTQPTMELWPFLTVGKGAEIKSLEIFPDWMRQKLIELDESTDWETATTLIKKLQRQLYSMAHIIPLWEIDQFHVFRTNIKGYADRPLNFYDNVEQWITTPVYPRGETLTSTQALTQ; encoded by the coding sequence ATGATTCCCTGGAAAAAGTTCCTGATCCTGTTGATCTGTCTCGTGTGGCTGTCCGGTCCTCGAGGCCTCTCTACCTGTTTTGCGCAGAACGAGAAAAAGACCGATCCCCCCAACAAAAAGCAGGATGATAAAAATAAAACAGGCGACTCGAAATCGGAGGAGGAGGACAAAGAACCGCCACTTCCCAAGCTTGAGGAAATGCAGACTCCCTCAGTCGAAGATCTGCTCAAAAAACCGCCCGTCGACTGGGTTGTACTCGAAACCGATCAAGTCCTGATTGTCCAACCGGTTTACCCGCGTCCGGATACACTGGGCAAACTCGAAGCGGCTTTGAAGGCAAGTTACGACTGGCCGAAAGCCAAAAGTAAGGAAGAGCAGGAAGAACAGCGGGAAAAACGGGCCTCATTCAATTTTATTAACCTGACGCTGGTCGGCGAAAAAGAGGATCCCGAATACCGGATTCAGCGGCAGAATGTCAAACAGATCGTCTATTATGAAGACCAGATCCTGAAACGGATTGATGCCCTGCTCACCGCGGGTGATCTGAAAACCGCTTTTGAGATGCTGCTGTTCCTCGACCGGAGACATCGGGACTGGCCTGGATTTGATCAACGACAGCAGCGACTGCTGTTCCTGGAGGCCCAGGACAAACAGAAAGCGAATCAATACGTCAACGCCCTGGCATTTGTAGAAGACCTGCAGAGCCGCGTTCCTGATTACCCGGGCTTGAGCAAACTCGCAGGTGAAATTATCGATACGATGATCTCCCGCGCCGTTAAGGTGGAAGACTACCGCGAAGCGCACCACTACCTGAATCGTCTGGCGACCATCTTCCCCCGACAGGCGACTGTGGCGAAGTGGCGGGATACCTTTTTAAAGCAGTCAGATGCCATCCTGCAACAGGCGAACCAGCGGGCGCAGCAAAATGATTACCAGCAGGCATTTGATCTGGTTATGGAAGCATCGGTTGTCTGGCCCGTCAATCCCCGGTTGCGTGATGCCCTGCGTCGTTACCAGGCCCGTTATCCGGTCATCAATGTGGGTGTTCTGGAAACAGCCCTCGACCAGAGCCCCTACTTCCTGGAATGCAATTCAACCCGCAGACATGAGAAGCTGACTCAGATCCCGCTGTTCGAAGTCGGCAAAGTGGACCAGACGCCGCTGTACCAGAGTCGTTTTTTTGAACAATGGGAACCAACCGATCTGGGGAGACGGGCCGACTTTGTTCTGCGTCAGTCGTATGCGACCTGGGAATCGCATCCGATGCTGCTCGCTGCCGACATCGCTCAAGATGTGCGTGCCAGGATCACGCCTGGAAACAGTGCCTACGACGAACGCTTTGACAGCTACGTGCACTCGATTACAACCACGGCTCCCTTTACGTTCCGGATTCACTTTGATCGGGTCCCGCTGAGCACCGAATGGCTGCTCTCCTTCCCGATTACTTCCCCGCCGATGTTCAGCGCTGTCGTCGATGATCCACAGGCCGCGCGTCTGTCTCCCCAAAAGAAGATCGGCGCTACCAGCCGCTTTGTTATCGATCAACAGGATTCCGATAGCTCAAAACAGGTCAGCTACATTCGTGCCGTCCCGGAACCGGAAGGCCTGCGTGATTATAATGTCGCTCAGATTAACGAGGTCCGTTATCCCACGTTTGAAAAATCGTTTCAGGCACTGCTGAGAGGGGAAGTCGGTGTACTTCCCTTCCTCCCCGCCGGACTGGTCTCTTATTTCAAGGAACAGGATGAATTCAATGTCGTGCAGAGTGCCATTCCTTTAACGCACGTACTGCAGTTCAACCCGGAAAGCAAACCGCTGCAGATTCTCGAACTCCGCAGGGCCCTGGCCTATGCCATCGATCGACAGAAAATCCTGACAGAAACACTGCTGCATGAATCAAACCTGTTGAACGGCCGCCTGGTGACCGCTCCATTTTACTCCGGCCTGCAGGTTTATAATCAACAGGTTCCGCAGCGCGACTATAATTTTCCGCTGGCAGTGGCACTCGCGGTAGCTTCCCAGAAGAAACTGGGAGGGCAGTTCCCCACACTGCATCTGCTCTGTGATCCCAACCCGGAAGCCCAGGATGCTGCCCAGGAACTGATCAAGGCCTGGAGACGGATCGGCGTCATCGTCACGCTGATTCCAAACACCCCCGAGGAAGCCAAAAAAGAAAACTTAAAATGGGATATCGTCTACCGCACGACCGCGATGACGCAACCGACAATGGAGCTCTGGCCGTTCCTGACGGTTGGGAAGGGAGCTGAGATTAAATCGCTCGAGATTTTCCCGGACTGGATGCGGCAGAAACTGATTGAACTCGACGAATCAACGGACTGGGAAACTGCCACCACGTTAATCAAAAAACTGCAGCGACAGCTGTATTCGATGGCCCACATTATTCCGCTCTGGGAGATTGATCAGTTTCATGTGTTCCGTACGAATATCAAAGGCTACGCCGATCGTCCTCTGAATTTTTACGACAATGTTGAGCAGTGGATCACGACGCCCGTTTATCCCAGGGGGGAAACCCTGACCTCAACCCAGGCTCTGACACAATAA
- a CDS encoding MOSC domain-containing protein translates to MWTLSRIALFPIKSLDPLFVDQVTVLPGGGLKGDRQFALFDADGQVINAKKRASIHQIRSTYDLEQQTVMLSSPHLEMSPESFQLSENQPQLETWFSDFFRQPVSLKENTSTGFPDDLEAAGPTVISTQTYEEVARWFPGISVEELRQRFRANIEFTGDLPFCEDRLYAPVDTPVLFRLGEVTFAGSNPCKRCVVPSRVPSTGQTDPQFMKTFILKREETFPSWGALSLFRNMYRLSVNTRLHCLPEGQSARIQCGDPLEILS, encoded by the coding sequence ATGTGGACGCTCTCTCGCATTGCCCTGTTTCCCATTAAATCGCTCGATCCTCTCTTTGTGGATCAAGTCACTGTGCTGCCCGGCGGCGGACTGAAGGGGGATCGTCAGTTTGCACTGTTCGATGCTGACGGCCAGGTCATCAATGCAAAAAAGCGTGCCTCGATCCATCAGATTCGTTCGACATACGATCTGGAACAGCAGACCGTCATGCTTTCATCCCCGCATCTCGAGATGAGTCCGGAATCCTTTCAGCTCTCTGAAAACCAGCCGCAACTGGAAACCTGGTTCAGTGATTTTTTCCGGCAGCCTGTGTCACTGAAAGAAAACACATCCACCGGCTTCCCCGATGATCTGGAGGCTGCAGGGCCGACCGTCATCAGCACCCAGACCTACGAAGAAGTCGCCCGCTGGTTCCCCGGCATTTCTGTGGAAGAACTGCGGCAGCGGTTCCGGGCCAACATCGAATTTACAGGAGATCTGCCGTTCTGCGAAGACCGACTTTACGCACCCGTTGATACCCCGGTGCTGTTTCGTCTCGGGGAGGTGACCTTTGCAGGATCTAATCCCTGTAAGCGGTGCGTGGTCCCTTCTCGCGTACCGTCCACCGGTCAGACCGATCCCCAGTTCATGAAAACATTCATTCTGAAACGGGAAGAAACCTTCCCCTCCTGGGGGGCGCTTTCGTTGTTCCGCAACATGTATCGCCTCTCGGTCAACACACGACTGCACTGCTTGCCTGAAGGCCAATCAGCCCGAATTCAGTGCGGCGACCCCCTCGAGATCCTCTCCTGA
- the csrA gene encoding carbon storage regulator CsrA, which translates to MLVLSRKKDEKIMIGDSITLMVIEIKNDKVRLGIEAPKDVTVHREEVYAAIKEQSSHDNTDCTTP; encoded by the coding sequence ATGCTTGTTCTCAGCCGTAAAAAAGACGAAAAGATTATGATTGGTGATTCAATCACACTGATGGTGATTGAAATCAAAAACGACAAGGTCCGCCTTGGTATCGAAGCGCCTAAAGACGTCACCGTACATCGGGAAGAAGTCTACGCTGCGATCAAGGAACAGAGTTCGCACGACAACACGGACTGCACAACTCCCTAG
- a CDS encoding sugar phosphate isomerase/epimerase family protein translates to MTFYSRRDFLKTSALGGMLALGGGLPALARAADKKPQAQYGLVTYQWAKDWDLPTLLKNCETANVLGVELRTTHKHGVERDLNKNERREVAKKFTDSPVTLVGIGSNERFDNPDADVLKQAKEATKDFIKLSHDVGGTGVKVKPDSFHKNVPEEVTIEQIGKSLNEMGAFGADYGQQIRLEVHGKCAHLPTIRKILDVADHPNVAICWNCNKQDQEGAGLDANFAMVKDRLGDTTHIHDLIHDPYPHKRFFELMAGANYTGWLMLEEGKQPKGDPVAALAEQRKLFDKMWAQAQDS, encoded by the coding sequence ATGACATTTTACTCCCGCCGCGACTTTTTGAAAACAAGTGCTTTGGGGGGAATGCTGGCATTGGGCGGAGGTCTCCCGGCCCTGGCACGGGCAGCAGACAAGAAGCCCCAGGCACAATACGGCCTGGTGACCTATCAGTGGGCCAAAGACTGGGATCTGCCCACACTACTGAAAAACTGTGAAACCGCCAACGTCCTCGGCGTTGAACTGCGAACCACGCATAAGCATGGCGTCGAACGCGATCTGAACAAAAACGAACGCCGCGAAGTCGCGAAGAAATTCACGGACAGCCCCGTCACCCTGGTCGGTATCGGCAGTAATGAACGGTTCGACAATCCGGATGCCGACGTCCTCAAGCAGGCGAAAGAAGCGACGAAAGACTTCATCAAACTCAGCCACGATGTGGGCGGGACGGGCGTCAAAGTCAAACCCGATTCATTTCACAAGAACGTTCCCGAAGAAGTGACCATTGAACAGATCGGAAAGTCACTGAATGAAATGGGGGCCTTCGGTGCCGATTATGGACAGCAGATCCGTCTGGAAGTTCACGGCAAATGTGCTCACCTGCCTACGATCCGGAAGATTCTGGATGTGGCCGATCATCCGAATGTCGCGATCTGCTGGAACTGCAACAAGCAGGATCAGGAAGGGGCCGGCCTGGATGCGAACTTCGCGATGGTGAAAGACCGCCTGGGCGATACGACACACATTCACGATCTGATTCATGATCCCTATCCGCACAAACGGTTCTTTGAACTGATGGCGGGGGCGAATTATACAGGCTGGTTGATGCTGGAAGAGGGCAAACAGCCGAAAGGTGACCCCGTAGCGGCCCTGGCAGAACAGCGCAAGCTGTTCGACAAAATGTGGGCGCAGGCCCAGGACAGCTGA